A single window of Mugil cephalus isolate CIBA_MC_2020 chromosome 1, CIBA_Mcephalus_1.1, whole genome shotgun sequence DNA harbors:
- the dhrs4 gene encoding dehydrogenase/reductase SDR family member 4 translates to MLRSVFRCLRTNPVAGQRTMSQSSLAGKVAIVTASTDGIGLAAAQALGKRGAHVVVSSRRQANVDKAVALLKSQSIQVTGTTCNVDKGEDREKLVQMTLDQCGGIDILVSNAAVNPFFGNIMDSTEEVWDKILSVNVKVSFLMTKLVVPHMEKRGGGNVIIVSSVAGYQPMQALGPYSVSKTALLGLTRALAPELAQSNIRVNCVAPGVIKTRFSSAIWQNEDIMEEFKKQLSIKRIGEPEEIGGVVAFLCSEEASYITGETITVTGGMSCRL, encoded by the exons ATGTTGAGGAGTGTATTCAGGTGCCTTAGGACCAATCCTGTTGCTGGACAAAGAACTATGTCTCAAAGCAGCCTTGCAGGGAAGGTAGCCATAGTCACTGCCTCCACGGACGG AATTGGTCTGGCTGCTGCTCAGGCTCTGGGCAAGAGAGGGGCCCATGTGGTGGTGAGCAGCCGGCGGCAGGCCAACGTCGACAAGGCTGTGGCTTTACTGAAGAGCCAGAGCATTCAAGTGACTGGAACCACCTGTAACGTTGACAAgggagaagacagagaaaaacTGGTTCAGATG ACGCTGGATCAGTGCGGGGGCATTGATATCCTGGTGTCCAACGCAGCGGTCAACCCTTTCTTCGGAAACATCATGGACTCCACAGAGGAAGTCTGGGACAAG ATCCtgagtgtaaatgtaaaagtctCCTTCCTCATGACCAAGCTGGTGGTGCCTCATATGGAAAAGAGGGG AGGGGGAAATGTAATTATCGTGTCGTCTGTGGCCGGATACCAACCAATGCAG GCTTTGGGTCCGTACAGCGTGAGCAAGACAGCCTTGCTGGGTCTGACCCGAGCTCTGGCCCCGGAGCTGGCTCAGAGTAACATAAGAGTCAACTGCGTGGCCCCCGGAGTCATCAAGACCCGCTTCAGCTCTGCG aTATGGCAAAACGAAGACATCATGGAAGAGTTCAAAAAGCAGCTCAGCATTAAAAG AATTGGAGAGCCAGAGGAGATCGGAGGAGTGGTCGCGTTCTTGTGCTCGGAGGAGGCGTCCTACATCACAGGAGAGACCATCACGGTGACCGGAGGGATGAGCTGTAGACTCTGA
- the tinf2 gene encoding TERF1-interacting nuclear factor 2, giving the protein MATRKPKEADANLPFAALQLLAPPVRLVSAAVWKVLKKRDVMQYGVVEEFVTSACESVPGLLTTRHQGKLALGLRGRLILELCRSQADVKAIETHLERIRAPASPSSSSATTARTDVKIVRAVENFRSVIHALLTEPSEKEYFFKEVFPVDYGPKFDEELEKLLWEFLIRLDQLLPVPNLTRTVSWLCEAPTVLEECTRAATQPQLLDILLEHQACLGHLESAASLPPNMGDSILASLSLPPSGRVSSNNPTGGAQPQDKTPFIKPVIGLISNADVPVMNPASKRTPQSGEPANLKDSPHKQPDPKLNSKSTKPKDDEGKDGEEEKNASVRSTRMKRKHPDKRDSESDDEGEDVVGATRCQKMRLPGSRQRKGDQKVDKGKGGGLKTVRNECKKEELSTYMTLVGVKTLPEDPSIRSIVASCLRNQPRVIIKNLSAASVSASMCGTGGKSAYREQPSQRRKSPVKAATHKQTSSRPTPDAELPGLDDKENHPVSPSVSTSSSQQWHNAETTALTGGDDDYVADSEDEATKNFKGRLFMKRYCKTKHGTFVPTLREFLKPGMPRGHLLSAGSKHR; this is encoded by the exons ATGGCGACGAGAAAACCCAAGGAAGCCG ATGCCAACCTCCCCTTTGCTGCACTCCAGCTCCTGGCCCCGCCTGTGCGTCTGGTGTCTGCAGCTGTCTGGAAAGTGCTGAAGAAGAGGGATGTGATGCAGTACGGGGTCGTGGAGGAGTTTGTGACGTCGGCCTGTGAGTCTGTGCCCGGCCTGCTCACCACCAGACACCAGGGCAAGCTGGCCCTGGGCCTGAGGGGACGG CTGATCTTGGAGCTGTGCCGTAGTCAGGCTGATGTTAAGGCGATTGAGACACATCTGGAGAGGATCCGCGCTCCTGCTTCCCCTTCGTCGTCGTCGGCCACTACGGCG AGGACAGACGTCAAAATTGTCAGAGCAGTAGAAAACTTCCGTTCTGTGATTCACGCCTTGCTAACAGAACCGTCGGAGAAAGAATACTTCTTCAAG GAAGTATTTCCCGTGGATTACGGCCCAAAGTTTgacgaggagctggagaagctgctgtgGGAGTTTTTGATTCGACTGGATCAGTTGCTCCCGGTTCCCAACCTGACTCGG ACTGTGTCCTGGCTCTGTGAAGCCCCCACCGTCCTGGAGGAGTGTACGCGTGCAGCCACCCAACCCCAGCTGCTTGACATTTTACTTGAACACCAAGCCTGTCTAGGCCATCTGGAATCAGCAG CATCTCTACCTCCAAACATGGGAGACTCCATCCTGGCTTCactttctctgcctccctctggaAGAGTGTCCTCAAATAACCCAACGGGTGGCGCACAACCGCAAGACAAGACGCCATTCATTAAACCTGTTATTGGACTCATATCTAATGCAGATGTACCGGTCATGAACCCTGCCAGCAAAAGGACACCGCAGAGTGGGGAGCCTGCCAATTTAAAAGACTCACCGCATAAGCAACCGGACCCAAAGCTGAACTCGAAATCCACTAAACCCAAAGACGATGAAGGAAAAGATGGCGAGGAAGAGAAGAACGCGTCGGTTCGAAGCACAAGAATGAAACGCAAGCACCCCGACAAAAGAGACAGTGAATCCGATGACGAGGGAGAAGACGTTGTAGGCGCGACCAGATGTCAGAAAATGAGGCTTCCCGGGAGCAGGCAGAGGAAAGGTGATCAGAAAGTAGACAAGGGCAAAGGAGGCGGGTTAAAAACTGTCAGAAATGAGTgtaaaaaagaagaactgtCAACGTACATGACCCTGGTGGGCGTCAAAACACTACCTGAAGATCCCTCCATTCGATCCATCGTTGCCTCCTGTCTGAGGAACCAGCCCAGAGTTATTATCAAAAACCTGTCAGCGGCTTCTGTCAGTGCAAGCATGTGTGGCACAGGAGGAAAATCCGCATATAGGGAACAGCCGAGCCAGAGGAGGAAGTCGCCCGTTAAAGCCGCAACTCATAAGCAAACGAGCAGCCGTCCAACGCCCGACGCAGAGCTTCCCGGCTTGGACGATAAAGA aaaccatcctgtGTCACCCAGTGTGAGCACCTCTTCCTCTCAGCAGTGGCATAATGCAG AGACGACGGCACTAACGGGAGGGGATGACGACTACGTAGCAGATTCTGAGGATGAGGCGACGAAGAACTTCAAAGGCAGA CTGTTCATGAAGCGCTACTGCAAGACTAAACACGGCACATTCGTTCCCACTCTCAGGGAGTTCTTGAAACCCGGGATGCCCCGAGGCCACTTGTTGTCTGCTGGCAGTAAACACAGGTGA
- the cideb gene encoding cell death activator CIDE-B, producing the protein MDTTSSFIKSVTKRVWSPPQRPFRVCCHNRETRKGITAGTLEELKERVCQALLLSLSALSLSLVCEEDGTEVDSDEFLMTLPDNVMLMALEPGQTWRPLAGAVVFKPQSHEKPRTGKDIARVTFDLYKMSPKDVFGSLNVKATFQGLYTVSADFQCLGPKKVLREALRFASSLLHAAGHLLITSASVIRRIIEGAELWQPQRAEYTTTWN; encoded by the exons ATGGATACCACGTCCTCATTTATCAA ATCGGTGACCAAGCGAGTGTGGTCGCCACCACAGCGCCCGTTCAGAGTGTGTTGTCACAACAGGGAGACGAGGAAGGGTATCACCGCTGGGacgctggaggagctgaaggaaaGG GTATGCCAGGCTCTGCTGCTGTCCctgtctgctctgtctctgtctctggtttgTGAGGAGGACGGCACAGAGGTGGACTCCGACGAGTTCCTCATGACCTTACCTGACAACGTCATGCTCATGGCCCTGGAGCCCGGACAGACATGGAGACCCCTGGCG GGTGCGGTCGTGTTCAAACCTCAAAGCCACGAGAAGCCTCGGACTGGCAAAGACATCGCTCGCGTCACCTTTGACCTTTACAAGATGAGCCCCAAGGACGTGTTTGGCTCCCTGAATGTGAAGGCCACGTTTCAGGGCCTCTACACTGTGAGCGCTGATTTTCAGTGTCTCGGCCCGAAGAAAGTCCTCAG AGAAGCTCTGCGCTTCGCCTCCAGCCTCCTTCACGCAGCCGGACACCTGCTCATCACTTCCGCCTCCGTGATCCGCCGCATTATTGAAGGTGCAGAGCTCTGGCAGCCACAGAGGGCAGAGTACACCACCACCTGGAACTGA
- the LOC125011297 gene encoding protein NLRC3-like isoform X3, whose translation MEEEELADYLPNQIIPAFCQRKLKSTLKKKFQCVFEGIAEAGNPTLLNPIDTDLYITEGEVAQVNNEHDVRQIEIGSRIPHRPETIIRQEDLFKGSPVRDEPIRTVMTKGVAGIGKTVLTQKFTLDWAEDKANQDIHFTFPLTFRELNLVKEKSFNLVELVHYFFTETKEAGICSFEEFQVVFIFDGLDECRLPLDFHNNEILTDVTESTSVDVLLTNLIRGKLLPSARLWITTRPAAANQIPPECVDRVTEVRGFTDLQTEEYFRKRIRDEEQARSIIFHIKASRSLHIMCHIPVFCWIFATVLEDLLKTREESRPPPMRGKPPETLTAIYLHFLMVQVKLKMVRYGGESLIYSLSSPENTKMIESLGKLAFEQLLKGNLIFYESDLMECGIDIRAASLYSRVFTQIFKEERGLYQEKVFSFVHLSIQEFLAAIYMLHCYKARNMVALADFLGQNCDQSPLDEFLVRVTEKSLHSKNGHLDLLVRFLHGITQCNQTLVVRLFGQAFYTSPAVIKKAVDNLKGLSMHNISPDRSINILHCLMELDDLSAHKEIQEFLMSENKSKTRLSEIHCSALAYVLQMSEEVLDQLDLKNYNTSMEGRQRLISAVRNCRKARLSGCYLSGIHCEVVVSALKSSPSHLKELDLSDNNLQDSGVKQLSAGLQNPNCKLETLRLWCCGLSKTSCDYLISAVSSNPTHLRELDLRDNELQGSDVDQLQAFLENTHCKLEAQRSVQGRSRSTLRSL comes from the exons atggaggaggaggagctggctgactatCTGCCGAATC aaaTTATTCCTGCCTTTTGCCAACGTAAGCTTAAATCTACCCTGAAGAAGAaattccagtgtgtgtttgagggcaTCGCTGAAGCAGGAAACCCAACTCTTCTGAATCCGATCGACACAGACCTCTACATCACTGAGGGGGAAGTGGCACAGGTCAACAATGAGCACGATGTTAGGCAGATTGAAATAGGATCCAGGATACcgcacagaccagaaacaataatcagacaagaagacctctttaaaggcTCTCCTGTAAGAgatgaaccaatcagaacagtgatgacaaagggagtggctggcatcgGGAAAAcggtcttaacacagaagttcactctggactgggctgaagacaaagccaaccaggacatccacttcacatttccattgactttcagagaacTGAATTTGGTGAAAGAGAAATCATTCAATCTAGTAGAGCTTGTCCAttacttcttcactgaaaccaaagaagcaggaatctgcagctttgaagagttccaggttgtgttcatctttgatggtctggatgagtgtcgacttcctctggacttccacaacaatgagatcctgactgatgtcacagagtccacctcagtggacgtgctgctgacaaacctcatcagggggaaactacttccctctgctcgcctctggataaccacacggccggcagcagccaatcagatccctcctgagtgtgttgaccgggtcacagaggtcagagggttcaccgACCTCCAGacggaggagtacttcaggaagagaatcagagatgaggagcaggccaggaGCATCATCTTCCACATCAAggcatcacgaagcctccacatcatgtgtcacatcccggtcttctgctggatctttgctacagttctggaggatctgttgaaaaccagagaggaaAGCCGCCCGCCGCCCATGAGAGGAAAGCCGCCCGAGACCCTGACTGCGATATACCTCCACTTTCTGATGGTTCAGGTCAAACTGAAGATGGTCAGGTACGGTGGAGAATCTCTGATATATTCACTATCGAGTCCAGAGAACacgaagatgattgagtctctgggaaaactggctttcgagcagctgctgaaaggaaacttgatcttctatgaatcagacctgatggagtgtggcatcgatatcagagcagcctcgtTGTACTCAAgggtgttcacacagatctttaaagaggagagagggctgTACCAGGAAAAGGTGTTCTCCTTTGTTCATCTGAGCATTCAGGAGTTTCTAGCTGCAATCTACATGCTCCACTGTTACAAAGCTAGGAACATGGTGGCTCTGGCGGACTTCCTGGGTCAAAACTGTGATCAGTCGCCTCTGGATGAATTTCTGGTCAGAGTCACAGAGAAATCTTTGCACAGTAAAAATGGCCACCTGGACCTATTAGTTCGTTTCCTTCATGGCATCACTCAGTGCAACCAGACCCTCGTAGTAAGACTGTTTGGGCAGGCATTTTACACAAGTCCGGCAGTCATCAAAAAGGCTGTGGACAACCTGAAGGGGCTGAGCATGCAcaacatttctcctgacagaagtATCAACATCTTGCACTGCCTGATGGAGCTGGATGACCTCTCAGCACAcaaggagatccaagagttcctgatgTCAGAGAACAAATCAAAGACAagactctctgagatccactgctcagctttGGCCTAcgtgctgcagatgtcagaggaggttctggatcaGTTGGATTTGAAGAATTACAATACATCAATGGAAGGACGACAGAGACTCATatcagctgtgaggaactgcagaaaggctcg ACTTTCTGGTTGTTATCTCTCTGGGATTCACTGTGAAGTcgtggtctcagctctgaagtccagtccctcccatctgaaagagctggacctgagtgacaacaacctgcaggattcggGGGTGAAGCAGCTGTCAGCTGGACTGCAGaatccaaactgtaaactggagactctgag GTTGTGGTGCTGTGGATTATCAAAGACGAGCTGTGACTATCTGATCTCAGCTGTCAGCTCCAACCCCACacatctgagagagctggacctgagagACAACGAGCTGCAAGGTTCAGACGTGGACCAGCTGCAGGCTTTCCTGGAGAATACACACTGTAAACTGGAGGCTCAGAGGTCGGTACAGGGTCGGAGTCGGTCCACGCTCCGCAGTTTGTAA
- the LOC125011297 gene encoding NLR family CARD domain-containing protein 3-like isoform X1 produces MEEEELADYLPNQIIPAFCQRKLKSTLKKKFQCVFEGIAEAGNPTLLNPIDTDLYITEGEVAQVNNEHDVRQIEIGSRIPHRPETIIRQEDLFKGSPVRDEPIRTVMTKGVAGIGKTVLTQKFTLDWAEDKANQDIHFTFPLTFRELNLVKEKSFNLVELVHYFFTETKEAGICSFEEFQVVFIFDGLDECRLPLDFHNNEILTDVTESTSVDVLLTNLIRGKLLPSARLWITTRPAAANQIPPECVDRVTEVRGFTDLQTEEYFRKRIRDEEQARSIIFHIKASRSLHIMCHIPVFCWIFATVLEDLLKTREESRPPPMRGKPPETLTAIYLHFLMVQVKLKMVRYGGESLIYSLSSPENTKMIESLGKLAFEQLLKGNLIFYESDLMECGIDIRAASLYSRVFTQIFKEERGLYQEKVFSFVHLSIQEFLAAIYMLHCYKARNMVALADFLGQNCDQSPLDEFLVRVTEKSLHSKNGHLDLLVRFLHGITQCNQTLVVRLFGQAFYTSPAVIKKAVDNLKGLSMHNISPDRSINILHCLMELDDLSAHKEIQEFLMSENKSKTRLSEIHCSALAYVLQMSEEVLDQLDLKNYNTSMEGRQRLISAVRNCRKARLSGCYLSGIHCEVVVSALKSSPSHLKELDLSDNNLQDSGVKQLSAGLQNPNCKLETLRLSYCGLSKISCEFLASALKSNPTHLRELDLSENSLQDSGVKHLCGFLESPRCKLETLRLWCCGLSKTSCDYLISAVSSNPTHLRELDLRDNELQGSDVDQLQAFLENTHCKLEAQRSVQGRSRSTLRSL; encoded by the exons atggaggaggaggagctggctgactatCTGCCGAATC aaaTTATTCCTGCCTTTTGCCAACGTAAGCTTAAATCTACCCTGAAGAAGAaattccagtgtgtgtttgagggcaTCGCTGAAGCAGGAAACCCAACTCTTCTGAATCCGATCGACACAGACCTCTACATCACTGAGGGGGAAGTGGCACAGGTCAACAATGAGCACGATGTTAGGCAGATTGAAATAGGATCCAGGATACcgcacagaccagaaacaataatcagacaagaagacctctttaaaggcTCTCCTGTAAGAgatgaaccaatcagaacagtgatgacaaagggagtggctggcatcgGGAAAAcggtcttaacacagaagttcactctggactgggctgaagacaaagccaaccaggacatccacttcacatttccattgactttcagagaacTGAATTTGGTGAAAGAGAAATCATTCAATCTAGTAGAGCTTGTCCAttacttcttcactgaaaccaaagaagcaggaatctgcagctttgaagagttccaggttgtgttcatctttgatggtctggatgagtgtcgacttcctctggacttccacaacaatgagatcctgactgatgtcacagagtccacctcagtggacgtgctgctgacaaacctcatcagggggaaactacttccctctgctcgcctctggataaccacacggccggcagcagccaatcagatccctcctgagtgtgttgaccgggtcacagaggtcagagggttcaccgACCTCCAGacggaggagtacttcaggaagagaatcagagatgaggagcaggccaggaGCATCATCTTCCACATCAAggcatcacgaagcctccacatcatgtgtcacatcccggtcttctgctggatctttgctacagttctggaggatctgttgaaaaccagagaggaaAGCCGCCCGCCGCCCATGAGAGGAAAGCCGCCCGAGACCCTGACTGCGATATACCTCCACTTTCTGATGGTTCAGGTCAAACTGAAGATGGTCAGGTACGGTGGAGAATCTCTGATATATTCACTATCGAGTCCAGAGAACacgaagatgattgagtctctgggaaaactggctttcgagcagctgctgaaaggaaacttgatcttctatgaatcagacctgatggagtgtggcatcgatatcagagcagcctcgtTGTACTCAAgggtgttcacacagatctttaaagaggagagagggctgTACCAGGAAAAGGTGTTCTCCTTTGTTCATCTGAGCATTCAGGAGTTTCTAGCTGCAATCTACATGCTCCACTGTTACAAAGCTAGGAACATGGTGGCTCTGGCGGACTTCCTGGGTCAAAACTGTGATCAGTCGCCTCTGGATGAATTTCTGGTCAGAGTCACAGAGAAATCTTTGCACAGTAAAAATGGCCACCTGGACCTATTAGTTCGTTTCCTTCATGGCATCACTCAGTGCAACCAGACCCTCGTAGTAAGACTGTTTGGGCAGGCATTTTACACAAGTCCGGCAGTCATCAAAAAGGCTGTGGACAACCTGAAGGGGCTGAGCATGCAcaacatttctcctgacagaagtATCAACATCTTGCACTGCCTGATGGAGCTGGATGACCTCTCAGCACAcaaggagatccaagagttcctgatgTCAGAGAACAAATCAAAGACAagactctctgagatccactgctcagctttGGCCTAcgtgctgcagatgtcagaggaggttctggatcaGTTGGATTTGAAGAATTACAATACATCAATGGAAGGACGACAGAGACTCATatcagctgtgaggaactgcagaaaggctcg ACTTTCTGGTTGTTATCTCTCTGGGATTCACTGTGAAGTcgtggtctcagctctgaagtccagtccctcccatctgaaagagctggacctgagtgacaacaacctgcaggattcggGGGTGAAGCAGCTGTCAGCTGGACTGCAGaatccaaactgtaaactggagactctgag ATTGAGTTACTGTGGTTTATCGAAGATCAGCTGTGAGtttctggcctcagctctgaagtccaaccccacccatctgagagagctggacctgagtgaaaacagcctgcaggattcaggagtgaagcatctgtgtggttttctggagagtccacgttgtaaactggagactctgag GTTGTGGTGCTGTGGATTATCAAAGACGAGCTGTGACTATCTGATCTCAGCTGTCAGCTCCAACCCCACacatctgagagagctggacctgagagACAACGAGCTGCAAGGTTCAGACGTGGACCAGCTGCAGGCTTTCCTGGAGAATACACACTGTAAACTGGAGGCTCAGAGGTCGGTACAGGGTCGGAGTCGGTCCACGCTCCGCAGTTTGTAA
- the LOC125011297 gene encoding NLR family CARD domain-containing protein 3-like isoform X2, with protein sequence MEEEELADYLPNQIIPAFCQRKLKSTLKKKFQCVFEGIAEAGNPTLLNPIDTDLYITEGEVAQVNNEHDVRQIEIGSRIPHRPETIIRQEDLFKGSPVRDEPIRTVMTKGVAGIGKTVLTQKFTLDWAEDKANQDIHFTFPLTFRELNLVKEKSFNLVELVHYFFTETKEAGICSFEEFQVVFIFDGLDECRLPLDFHNNEILTDVTESTSVDVLLTNLIRGKLLPSARLWITTRPAAANQIPPECVDRVTEVRGFTDLQTEEYFRKRIRDEEQARSIIFHIKASRSLHIMCHIPVFCWIFATVLEDLLKTREESRPPPMRGKPPETLTAIYLHFLMVQVKLKMVRYGGESLIYSLSSPENTKMIESLGKLAFEQLLKGNLIFYESDLMECGIDIRAASLYSRVFTQIFKEERGLYQEKVFSFVHLSIQEFLAAIYMLHCYKARNMVALADFLGQNCDQSPLDEFLVRVTEKSLHSKNGHLDLLVRFLHGITQCNQTLVVRLFGQAFYTSPAVIKKAVDNLKGLSMHNISPDRSINILHCLMELDDLSAHKEIQEFLMSENKSKTRLSEIHCSALAYVLQMSEEVLDQLDLKNYNTSMEGRQRLISAVRNCRKARLSGCYLSGIHCEVVVSALKSSPSHLKELDLSDNNLQDSGVKQLSAGLQNPNCKLETLRLSYCGLSKISCEFLASALKSNPTHLRELDLSENSLQDSGVKHLCGFLESPRCKLETLRLWCCGLSKTSCDYLISAVSSNPTHLRELDLRDNELQGSDVDQLQAFLENTHCKLEAQSWWSL encoded by the exons atggaggaggaggagctggctgactatCTGCCGAATC aaaTTATTCCTGCCTTTTGCCAACGTAAGCTTAAATCTACCCTGAAGAAGAaattccagtgtgtgtttgagggcaTCGCTGAAGCAGGAAACCCAACTCTTCTGAATCCGATCGACACAGACCTCTACATCACTGAGGGGGAAGTGGCACAGGTCAACAATGAGCACGATGTTAGGCAGATTGAAATAGGATCCAGGATACcgcacagaccagaaacaataatcagacaagaagacctctttaaaggcTCTCCTGTAAGAgatgaaccaatcagaacagtgatgacaaagggagtggctggcatcgGGAAAAcggtcttaacacagaagttcactctggactgggctgaagacaaagccaaccaggacatccacttcacatttccattgactttcagagaacTGAATTTGGTGAAAGAGAAATCATTCAATCTAGTAGAGCTTGTCCAttacttcttcactgaaaccaaagaagcaggaatctgcagctttgaagagttccaggttgtgttcatctttgatggtctggatgagtgtcgacttcctctggacttccacaacaatgagatcctgactgatgtcacagagtccacctcagtggacgtgctgctgacaaacctcatcagggggaaactacttccctctgctcgcctctggataaccacacggccggcagcagccaatcagatccctcctgagtgtgttgaccgggtcacagaggtcagagggttcaccgACCTCCAGacggaggagtacttcaggaagagaatcagagatgaggagcaggccaggaGCATCATCTTCCACATCAAggcatcacgaagcctccacatcatgtgtcacatcccggtcttctgctggatctttgctacagttctggaggatctgttgaaaaccagagaggaaAGCCGCCCGCCGCCCATGAGAGGAAAGCCGCCCGAGACCCTGACTGCGATATACCTCCACTTTCTGATGGTTCAGGTCAAACTGAAGATGGTCAGGTACGGTGGAGAATCTCTGATATATTCACTATCGAGTCCAGAGAACacgaagatgattgagtctctgggaaaactggctttcgagcagctgctgaaaggaaacttgatcttctatgaatcagacctgatggagtgtggcatcgatatcagagcagcctcgtTGTACTCAAgggtgttcacacagatctttaaagaggagagagggctgTACCAGGAAAAGGTGTTCTCCTTTGTTCATCTGAGCATTCAGGAGTTTCTAGCTGCAATCTACATGCTCCACTGTTACAAAGCTAGGAACATGGTGGCTCTGGCGGACTTCCTGGGTCAAAACTGTGATCAGTCGCCTCTGGATGAATTTCTGGTCAGAGTCACAGAGAAATCTTTGCACAGTAAAAATGGCCACCTGGACCTATTAGTTCGTTTCCTTCATGGCATCACTCAGTGCAACCAGACCCTCGTAGTAAGACTGTTTGGGCAGGCATTTTACACAAGTCCGGCAGTCATCAAAAAGGCTGTGGACAACCTGAAGGGGCTGAGCATGCAcaacatttctcctgacagaagtATCAACATCTTGCACTGCCTGATGGAGCTGGATGACCTCTCAGCACAcaaggagatccaagagttcctgatgTCAGAGAACAAATCAAAGACAagactctctgagatccactgctcagctttGGCCTAcgtgctgcagatgtcagaggaggttctggatcaGTTGGATTTGAAGAATTACAATACATCAATGGAAGGACGACAGAGACTCATatcagctgtgaggaactgcagaaaggctcg ACTTTCTGGTTGTTATCTCTCTGGGATTCACTGTGAAGTcgtggtctcagctctgaagtccagtccctcccatctgaaagagctggacctgagtgacaacaacctgcaggattcggGGGTGAAGCAGCTGTCAGCTGGACTGCAGaatccaaactgtaaactggagactctgag ATTGAGTTACTGTGGTTTATCGAAGATCAGCTGTGAGtttctggcctcagctctgaagtccaaccccacccatctgagagagctggacctgagtgaaaacagcctgcaggattcaggagtgaagcatctgtgtggttttctggagagtccacgttgtaaactggagactctgag GTTGTGGTGCTGTGGATTATCAAAGACGAGCTGTGACTATCTGATCTCAGCTGTCAGCTCCAACCCCACacatctgagagagctggacctgagagACAACGAGCTGCAAGGTTCAGACGTGGACCAGCTGCAGGCTTTCCTGGAGAATACACACTGTAAACTGGAGGCTCAGAG TTGGTGGTCTTTGTAA